A part of Onthophagus taurus isolate NC chromosome 7, IU_Otau_3.0, whole genome shotgun sequence genomic DNA contains:
- the LOC111416174 gene encoding UDP-glucosyltransferase 2-like, giving the protein MLKFFLVLTLIQQITCKHILFLNLVPSPSHHGWNEILIEGLLSRNHNVTMIGYYEPKIKHPNYDVLQVDVKPFTQSVDTIMEQISADGSASIKSIFHLATFVENSCKYSLNTQQFKQLLDYPKDSFDLIIFDITFSECFLPLIDHFGLPPTVAVTAFGMYTYFNDIVGQSTENYIPYFGLPYTDQMSFFERMHSLFYLTMESIIRVNSIKKLNDISKETFGTKSRSIEDLFKEISLIFPNDNPILDYPKPTAPNVIPIGGVQVKPPKKLDKDLQKILDDSKQGVIFVSLGSNFLPKYYGKHVIKAFKESFSKLNQTVLWKFDDDGDLSKNIVTRKWFSQSDILAHPNTKLFITHCGGLSTQETIIRGVPVIGIPLFADQFNRAGKYQSINGGVILKYWELTTDKVYDSIVEVLSNPVYKNNMKRFSMLYNEQPQKPMEKFLIWIDYILNNGHLKHLSLASREMRWYQVENWDIFGFIIGVCLFLYVLLKKISCVILKMCKTDRKEKIN; this is encoded by the exons atgttaaagtttttcCTCGTCTTAACTTTAATTCAACAAATAACTTgcaaacatattttatttttaaatttggttcCATCGCCAAGTCATCATGGAtggaatgaaattttaatcgaAGGTTTATTAAGCAGGAACCATAATGTTACAATGATCGGGTATTATGAacccaaaataaaacatcccAATTATGATGTTTTACAAGTTGATG TGAAACCATTTACTCAAAGCGTTGATACTATAATGGAACAAATATCAGCTGATGGTTCTGCaagtataaaatcaatattccATTTAGCAACATTTGTTGAAAATAGTTGTAAATATAGTTTAAATACGCAACAATTTAAGCAACTTTTAGATTACCCCAAAGATTCGTTTGATTTGATTATTTTCGATATAACATTTTCAGAATGTTTTTTACCTTTAATAGATCATTTTGGGTTACCCCCAACGGTTGCTGTAACCGCTTTCGGAATGTACACTTATTTCAACGATATTGTTGGCCAATCAACGGAAAATTATATTCCATATTTCGGTTTACCCTACACCGATCAAATGAGCTTTTTTGAACGAATGCACagcttattttatttaaccaTGGAAAGTATAATAAGAGTAAATtctattaagaaattaaacgaTATCTCTAAagaaacttttggaacaaaatcTAGAAGCattgaagatttatttaaagaaatttctttaatttttcctaATGATAACCCGATTTTGGATTATCCCAAACCAACGGCACCAAATGTTATTCCAATCGGTGGGGTTCAAGTTAAGCCACCGAAAAAACTTGATAAG gacttacaaaaaattttagacGATTCCAAACAAGGTGTAATTTTCGTATCTTTAGGTTCAAACTTTTTACCAAAATACTACGGAAAGCACGTTATAAAAGCTTTCAAGGAATCGTTCTCAAAACTAAATCAAACCGTTCTATGGAAATTCGATGATGATGGTGatctttctaaaaatattgttactCGAAAATGGTTCTCTCAAAGCGATATTTTGGCCCATCCAAACACGAAGCTTTTTATAACTCATTGTGGTGGACTAAGTACGCAAGAAACTATAATTAGGGGTGTTCCAGTTATCGGAATACCGTTATTTGCTGATCAATTTAACCGAGCCGGAAAGTATCAATCAATTAATGGAGGtgtaattctaaaatattggGAGTTAACGACCGATAAAGTTTATGATTCGATTGTGGAAGTTTTATCTAATCCTgt gtataaaaacaatatgaaACGATTTTCCATGTTGTATAATGAACAACCGCAAAAACCaatggaaaaatttttgatttggaTCGATTATATTCTTAATAATGGTCATTTAAAACATCTATCTCTTGCAAGTAGAGAAATGAGATGGTATCAAGTAGAAAATTGGgatatttttggatttattattggtgtatgtttatttttgtatgttttattaaaaaaaatatcctgtgtaatattaaaaatgtgcaaaacaGATCGaaaagagaaaataaattga
- the LOC111416175 gene encoding UDP-glycosyltransferase UGT5-like, with amino-acid sequence MLTFLLVLISFQQITCKNILYVDLVPSPSHHGWNEVLIEGLLSRNHNVTMIGYYDSKIKHPNYEVLQIDIKPFTHSVDAAFQQMSASGSASIKGTLGLAAYVENSCKYCLKTQQFKQLLDYPKDLFDMIIFDVIYAECYLPLIDHFGLPPVVAVTAFGMYSYINDVMGQTTENYIPYFALPYSDHMNFFERIHSSFYLTMESIIRLNNLKNLNDISKETFGPKSRSIEDLFKEISLMFPNDHPILDYPKPTAPNVIPIGGVQVKPPKKLDKDLQKILDDSKQGVIFVSLGSNFVPKYYGKHAIKSFKESFSKLNQTILWKFDDDDLPKNVITRKWFSQTDILAHPNTKLFITHCGGLSTQETIIRGVPVIGIPLFFDQYSQAGKIQSINGGVVLKYWELTTENVYNSILEVLSNPVYKNNMKRLSTLYNEQPENQLEKFLLWVDYVLKHGHLNHLSLGSREMRWYQVNNWDVYAFGVGVCLLFYILFNKLSCVILKMNTTERKEKIN; translated from the exons ATGCTAACATTTCTTctcgttttaatttcatttcaacaaattacttgtaaaaatattttatatgttgaTTTGGTTCCATCACCAAGCCATCATGGATGGAATGAAGTTCTAATTGAAGGCTTATTAAGTAGAAACCATAATGTTACAATGATTGGATATTatgattcaaaaataaaacatcccAATTATGAAGTTTTACAAATCGATA TTAAACCATTTACTCACAGTGTTGATGCAGCATTCCAACAAATGTCAGCTTCTGGTTCTGCAAGTATAAAAGGAACATTAGGTTTAGCAGCATATGTAGAAAATAGctgtaaatattgtttaaaaacccAGCAATTTAAGCAGCTTTTAGATTATCCCAAAGATTTATTTGATATGATAATTTTCGATGTAATATACGCTGAATGTTATTTACCCTTAATAGATCATTTTGGATTACCCCCAGTTGTTGCTGTTACCGCTTTTGGAATGTATTCTTACATTAATGATGTTATGGGGCAAACAACCGAAAATTATATTCCATACTTCGCTTTACCATACTCAGATcatatgaatttttttgaaagaatacacagttcattttatttaaccaTGGAAAGCATAATAAGACTAaataatttgaagaatttaaatgatatttctaAAGAAACTTTTGGACCAAAATCTAGAAGCattgaagatttatttaaagaaatttctttaatgtttCCCAACGATCATCCAATTTTGGATTACCCCAAACCAACAGCGCCGAATGTTATTCCAATCGGTGGTGTTCAAGTTAAACCACCAAAAAAACTTGATAAG gatttgcaaaaaattttagacGATTCCAAACAAGGAGTAATTTTCGTATCTTTAGGTTCAAACTTTGTACCAAAATATTACGGAAAACATGctataaaatcttttaaagaaTCGTTCTCAAAACTAAATCAAACCATTCTTTGGAAATTTGACGATGATGATCttcctaaaaatgttattactcGAAAATGGTTCTCTCAAACCGATATTTTAGCGCATCCAAACACGAAGCTTTTTATAACTCATTGCGGTGGATTAAGTACGCAAGAGACTATAATTAGGGGTGTTCCAGTTATTGGAATACCGTTATTTTTTGATCAATATAGTCAAGCTGGAAAGATTCAATCGATTAATGGAGGTGTAGTTCTAAAGTATTGGGAATTAACGACGGAGAATGTTTATAATTCTATTTTGGAAGTGTTGTCTAATCCTGT gtacaaaaataatatgaaacgATTATCTACATTGTATAATGAACAACCAGAAAATCAATTggaaaagtttttactttggGTTGATTACGTGCTTAAACATGGgcatttaaatcatttatctCTTGGAAGTAGAGAAATGAGATGGTATCAAGTAAATAATTGGGACGTTTATGCATTTGGTGTTGGTGtatgtttattgttttatattttgtttaacaaattaagctgtgtaattttgaaaatgaatacaaCAGAGagaaaagagaaaataaattga